The following nucleotide sequence is from Aspergillus luchuensis IFO 4308 DNA, chromosome 1, nearly complete sequence.
ACTGATCTAGGTCTCTCGAGGTCTGGGACAGCTTAACTTCAAGATCTTGATCGGTCTTCAACAGTTTTGTCTCTAGATCTTGCAGTTTGCGCTCCTTCAAGCTGAGGTGACTCTgcagcatcttcatctcttgGCCCAGGTCCTTAATCCTGGACTCCTTCTCGGCAGAAGAGTTTTCGGCCTCGGTAAGCTTCTTCTCGAGTTCCTCCAGACGTGCCTGCATCTCATGTTTTTCGTTCTCAAAGCGCTGGATGATCTCTCCTGCTTGTTCCAGTTGAGTTATCCGGAGCTCAAGCTCGTCATCCGTTCTTTTCTTGGCAGCTATTAGGTCGTCTAGCTGGTCTTCGAGGTTCTCCTGGTCTGCGATAGCACCTGCCAACTTCTCACTAAGTTCAACTTCTCGGACTTGGAGCCTCTTGAATATTTCCTCCTTGTCAAGAGCCAAGGCACGCTCACTCTCCAACGTTTGCTGAATCTTCTGTATCTCAATCTCGGTACGAcgcctctcttcctctaaCTTCTGACGATCAGCTATATCCTGGTTCATCTTCGCTTCCAGGGATTTGATTTTCTCGTCCCGTCTTTTAACTTCATTGGCAGTGCGAGTTTCTCCCAGAAGAGGTCTCATCCGTGAATACAATCTCCACCATGGATTCGCCTTTAATTGGAGGTAAGTCTTGAAGTTGTCCTGAATGATCCGTGTCGCTTCCGCCCGATACAGGCGTTTGTTGGAGATACGTCGCTGGACAAATCCCCTTGCCACAGATTGGAACCTGGTCATGATGGTGCGAATAAGCTGGTCTCGTTTCTCTTCCAACTCGGCCAGGACACCTGCCCTGAAGAATACCTTCGTACGACCGACTCGATACCAAGCAGGGTCCAGCCCGAGCTTTTGCAACATAACATGAGCGGCATTTCGGCCGTCGAGGTATCCTTTGGGCATGGCAGGGCAGAGAACTTCATAACGTTGGCGGAATTCCGAAAATGACAGCCGATTGGGGAACCCTGTGCGTGCAATTCGTATTCCTTCGAGTACACCGTTGCAACGTAGTTGATCTAGGACCAGGGGTGCATTGAACATCTTCGGGCGTTTCTTGTGGTTTGGTATAATACAGCGCACAAAGTGTGGATGTGTTGAGTTCAGCTGATTCATGAGGCTAGATAGCTGTTCCTTATGTCTTTGCGCAACGGTGCGGAAAAGACCCTTCTTCACGCGACTCTTCGGGTAGTCGCTGTCATCGTCGGCATCGCCGCAGTCGGAGAACAGAGTCGCAACATGCTTTTCACCCGATCTGGCAAGGAGTCGCGTTATGTTATCGTTCAGCGggtccttgttcttctcgagCCAGCCCTCTGTGCCATACTCTACCTCAGCAGCGTAGTGCGTCAGAACGAATCCCTGGCTTAGGCGAGAAGCACGATACTTCGGTGATTTCCGATCCCAAAGAGAGTGCAGCTTTTCAGTAAATGATTTGTCGGTAGCCTTCGGCATAACAGAGTCTTCATCTAGACAAGAGAAGATACCAATAGGGTTGGTCAACTCGATTAGATCGATTGTTGGTTGCAAGTCCTTTCCGAAGTCGATGAATTGCCACTCAATTTGCTCCCGTGCATATTCCTCTTGCTCCAAGACGAACATATGGTGGTTGAAGAACTGTTGCAATTTCTCGTTCGTATAGTTGATGCACAACTGTTCGAAGCTATTGTTCTTGAAAATTTCGAAACCGGCAATATCGAGGACTccaatgaagaagctgtcatCGCCAGCGACAGTGCTGCGGTCCAATTGGTTGTTGATCCTGTCGACAAGATTGCTAAATCCTCGTTCATAGATACCCTTGGCGAGAGCATCTAGCGCTAGTCGCACCTGTTCTGGCGTTTGAACCTTTTCCACCCACTCGCGGCCTGCCTTGACCTTGGGATGCAACAGTCCCTTGACGAATAGGTCAGGTTCTATACCTAGCAAGTGGCAAGCTCTCTCTACACTATTCAAGGAGTCGGGACCAAGTGCAGCTTGATCGGCTCGTAGGCTCTCCTTGACGATAGTGACATTTCCAAGATGAAGGACCGCTGCGATAGTGCGCAAAATACACATCTGGTCTTCTTCAGAGAAGTCCATGACGTGGAAAGCTTCAATCAACATTTTCCATTCGTCCTCATCAGAGACCCCGGCAATGGTATCGTTGCCATCACGAGTGTAGGCGAAATCTTCAATCTGCAAATCGGACAAAAGGAGAGCTTCCCTAAGCTTCCGATCTGCTCCCCGTAATAACTGGTAGAAGATATGGTAGTTTCTCTCATGGGAATTGGGTTTCACAACACGAGACTTCTCCAGTAGATACCAATCGATCGAAGCACCCGATATTTGGCCGGCCCGGGTGAACTCGATACGGATGAACTTGCCAAAGCGAGAAGAGTTGTTGTTTCTCACGGTCTGGGCATTTCCAAACGCCTCCAGAATGGGGTTTGCTCTCAGAATTTGTTGCGATAGGGCGGACAACTGCTTTGTACCTGATCGAGCGTAAGGGGTATCGGTTGTCGCAACAGCTGCAAGGTATTGTATAACCTTCTTGGTGTTCTCGGTTTTACCTGCACCCGACTCTCCTCTTCACAGCTGCATTAGTGTCAAGGGTCTGTGGCCAGCCTTTCAGTAGACTTACGTCACGAGAATGCTCTggttctctccttcttcgaccAGGTTTCGAAAAGCCTCATCAGCCATAGCAAAGATGTGGGGAcggctttcttctctgttACGGCCCTTGTACATCTTCACATACTCGTTTGTGTAGATTGGCAACGGGCAATATGGGTTCACAGTAACGAGGAAGAGTCCCGAGTAAGTCTGTGTGCGACAAGGATTAGCTCTGAAAACTATCATTTCGTCAGCATATCAGTATAACTCACGTAAATAAGATCGGCTTGATATCGTGTGTGCAGATTGTGAACCACTGAGGCTTCATTAAGATGTGTGAGTTCAGCCATATCATCTGCTTTATCAAACTTTGCCGGGTTCACTTTGTCGACCTGGTCAGCGTCGACCTCCCTTTGCTGTGTTTATCCGTAAGCTCCTCTAGCTCAGACTTCGATTGCATTGGGTGATTATACCTCTCCATTGTCGGTCTGGACTAGCATCCGGCCaccttcttgctcttcgagAACTAGGCCACGCACGAATGCTTTTTCGGGATCGCGCAGCCAGACATACTTGTTGCCGGAGAAGTCATTGTCGCCCTCTTGTCCCCGGATCTGATCCGCACCCCTGCGTAGCTCCTCTGACTTGATGAATTCGGGCGCAAAGGTTCCGGATGAAACATCATTCCTTATTGAGCTCGATCTCGGGCGATGCGTTGTCCGTGCCACCAACGGAGCTGGTGACTGTGAGATGGAAGCAGAGTTTCGGAAATGGCCCCGGGCCTCTTCGAATTTACTGGTGGATGTAACAACGGCCGACTTCGGGCGAATACCTCTTGTCTGCTGAGTCGGGGAGGGAGTCGGTGACGGCGATGCGCGGCTGAAAGGATTGGCCCGCTTAGGGGAGCCATTTAACTGTGATGGAAGCATATCTTCGTTAAGGTCAATGGATCATTATTCAGTGAGAAGGTCGTAATCATAACAAATATCTATGAGAGTAATGGAGACTCAAGCAATGAGCccttggatgatgttgcAACGAAGCATCCAGGCCAACTAGTATGGCCAGGGGAAGAGTAACGATTCAAagacaagggaagaagaagataaggaAAGGTTGGGCAGGTGTATATTAAATGAAGCTGCAGCATACCAAGCAGCGGGAAGTGCAGAATGACAGTCACCCACTGACCACCTGCTCCCTCTGGGGCCCCTTCGGGTTCCGCTGTTTGTTTACATCCGCCGTTCCTCAGGCTGCGGGCGCCGATCATGCGCTAGGCCGGATCGGTCGTGCACCCGTCACGTGGAGACCCGCGGCACGAAACTCGATCTTTTCCGGGTTGGTCGGTCGTTTCCCCGTTTTGCTTGTCGCTTCACGTTCTTGTGCTCCGTCCCTTCAAATCTCCAGCTCatctcaccatcctcacGTCGCGTTCGCATCTTCGCTCTCCGTTGATATCTGCTCGGCAGGTGCAGAGCTGCCTTCTTCACATATCATCACCAACGCGCCCGACCTCATGTATAGCAGAGTGTTGTGGTTACTGATTCTATCCATTTCGTTCTAGTCTTATGACTTTTGACTTGCTCCTGCTCATTTTAGCTTGAAACGATGTGGGATGCCTAAGCACTCGCTTTAGATGTGACGAGCTAGCGTTTTTTGCTTACTGGACGCAGACATTATACTCACCTTGCAAGCGCGCACGCGGTCGCTCTTCCCCAACCATGTCTAATTATCCACCGACACCGTCATTTGTGGGACCAAATTATACACCTCAGTGGCCTCCATCAGATCCGTCTTCCTCGACCGCCATGCCATCCTTGTTTCCTCCTAACCTAGGCTTTGGCCAAAATCCTTCGCCCGTCCCTCAACACGCGCAGGATGGTGCTACCCGTCCGTTTGATTATAATACCGACACCTACAACGCAAACACACGTCTACCGGGATTAGGGGTCCCGAGCGCCGCTGGTCCCTTAGTACCGCCGCCTCCATTCACTTTCATGCCGCCTTTTCCTTCCACTCAGttccctcaccctccctttccaccaCTACAGATGCCACCGTTACGATACCCCTCGATTCCTGTACCCCCTGTTCACGGTTATGAACCGGTTCGTCATGCAACTAGCGACTACCACATGAATAATTCCATCCCTACTCCGCCGGGTCCTCAgcctgccgctgctgccaactCGGAGTCAGACCCAGACCGAGAGGAAGGCGAGCTCACAGATCGTGAAGAATCTTCGTCGACGCAGCCTAGGCCACATAATTTGAACCCGGGACAGGGGTCAGGACAAAGCTACGATACTCAGATGGCTCGAGCTATGGACGGTAACAACGATTTCATGGAAAGCGATCGGACAGTGAAGCCGAATGGCACTGGTAGCCTTGATTCACATAACTCTCACTTGTTGGCGATGGCCACCGTAGGCTCAGCGCCAGGATATTCGGAGATGGATAGAGGCGGGGCTTCACCAGAAACTCGCCTATCGTCCAGAAGCAGTGGGTCACGTATGTTATTCCCGCATTATGCATAGTCCGGTTACTGACTTCCTGCAGCCTATaatcctgctcctcccatcTCTACTGAGCCACCGGTTTCGGACACCgcaccagaaccagaagtGCCAACTTCGTCAATCCCGCAATATGAAGCGGACCCCGATAAAGGAGTGAGCAGCGCAGCTTCAACTGACCCGCAGTCAATACCCGGCAGCGGTAGGTCATTGGCACAACTTCGCGTCCAAGCACAGGGGGCACTTCTGAGCTTGGCGCCTCACAACATTCGATATGCCGAGTTTGTCGGGGAAGGAATTAACCCTGTTATCCTTCGTCAACTCTATGAAGAGGTTGGAATAAAGATTGCCACTCCGGTACAGGGCGTctcaacacctccatccactGCAACCTCCTTGGAATCCGACCGTTCGTCGACTAGCCAGTCCGGGGAACCAGAGCAAGGAAGCCACTCAGTTCTCAAGTCAGATGCGGATCAAAGTTCGGCATCGCAATCCAAATCTACCGAATTGCCACCGGATACCACGAAACCCATGGAGCGGAAGGAGGTTATTGCTCGTATGCTCGCTGCAAAGGCTGCAAAGGGTTCCGGGGCGCCTGGACAAGTTCAAGTGCAGGCGACCAAGGAATCTAGTGCGTCCGAAGATTCGGTTCTGCCGAACGCTGACAAGAATGCGGCAATATCCTCTCAGGACTCcataaaagaaaaggaaactcgtgtcaaggaaaagaacaagGCTCAGACTGAATTGGCTCGGCAGCGGATTGAActgctcaagaagcaggGCCTAATGAGGAACGGTCAAAAATCGCAGTCGAATTCGGTGCCTCCCGAGAAATCCCAACCATTGATCAACTCCGGTACTGAGTCGTTGTCGACTTCGACCCCGATGCCAATCCAACATCCATTGCCAGAACGCCCTCCTGATCCTGAGCCCAATGCTTCGGCCCGTATACCTGGGCTCTTCATGACGGAGCAAGAGCCGGAAAATATGCAGACTCCGGTTTCCGCTGCTCAGGGTGCTACTGATGCGGTGTCACAAACCCGCGTTAATCAGCGCAAACGTCCTCGAGCATCTGATTTTGACGAACCTGTTCCGATCCCGAAAAAGACCTTCAATAATGGTGTCAGTTATGCCTATCCTGAGGCTCAGAGGCTCGTCATTGATATtagcgatgatgacgagttctacggcgatgatgagcacGACAACATGGATGTGGACCTGCCAGCCGGCAAGGACATGCAAGATGTGGAGGGCTTGCTTCGTACTTACACACCAACCGTCGATATTCTTCCTCAACGGCCGGCAACTGCCTCTAGTCAAGGGTTTTCTGCCTCAGCTACCCCACAGAGTCTGAGGAACAATGATCAGGAGCATCAGGAGCATCTTCGAAGAAAAGACCTGGAGATCAAAGCCATGCACAAGCGAATTGCCGAACTAGAAGAGcggaagaaagcaaagctgGCAGCCAGCCGTACACAATCACCTCGCCCATCAGACGTGCCGGAACCTTCACCTCCTACGGACAAACTCTCACCTACCGACGTCAGCGATACACCGAAACTCCCTGTGGAAGTTGAGGTGGAGAATAAGTCACCTGCCAACATTGATCTGACCCAAGTGGAGAGTATCAAGGTCAAATTATTGCGCAAACAGGAAATTGAAGTTGGTATTCCTGCGCTAGATGCCGAGATACACAAGTCCGAGGCGAAACTGGCTGAGatcaatgaggaagaagccagGCTAGTGTCCGAAATTACAAAAGGGCGTGAAGGCCGGCGGCAGCTCTTGGATGAGTTGAACAACCTCAACGTGGAGCTTAATGGGCTCACCTTCGATGATGTGGAGGCTGCCATACGGTGCGCacaggaaaaggaagataaGGAAAATAAGGAGGCGAAGGAAGATATGCCCCAGCTTGAAGGTACGGTCATCAAGAATACTGGCCAATATTATGTGCCATGGTTGTTTCGTTTGACAGTATCCAACTGATATGCTTTGTCTATGCTTTTAGCCGCagaccaacaacaatgtTCCGAGATTGAGCATGCAATTTCTGAGCCCACGCACGCTGCTTCACCCGTCAACAAAGAacccgaagatgaggagCCGTCCCATCAACCCGTTGTATCTGAAGAAGTTCATGAACCTGATTCCGGCAACGGGTCTAGCGTTGTACCTGATGACAAGGTGATGGATGACGTTAGCGAGTCTTCCGGAGAGGTATCCAGTTCTGATTCCACGGGTTCGGCAATGGATGAGTCTAGCGACAGCTCTAGTGATGAGTCtcttgacgaagaggagcttCCAACTCATACACCCGCTCCAGAGACGAACACCCCGTTGGAGTCAGGCGGACCCGCTGAAGATGGACAACCGGAGCCAATTGAGGCAGAGGCAGGCATTCATCATGATCTTCCCGAGCGCCCGCGAACCCTAGATGCGGAGCCACGGGCGGAGCTACATTCTGAGCAGGTTGCCGATGAACAAGTCATCGAGGACCAGGGCCAAGCCTCCCGTGAATCTTCCGTCTCAGATGCGTACGAGCCTCCTGAGCCAGAAGAGACAGCTAGCCCCGCTGATTCCAGCTATTCCCCACCTTTCAGCCCTGCATCTCCCGAACCTGTTGACTCCCTTGAGGTCTCCACCGCAGATGAGACGAGACAGGCTGACGAGCCACTAACGAGAAAGGTTCAGGAATGGGATACCCAACAACCAAGTGCTTATGCTCAGGTTGGCATTCTGGATGTGCGGTGCACCTCAATTCCGCCTAAGGTGTGATGCTGACAGGATATCTAGAATCCACGGGTACCAGAGCAGTCTGAACCAAAATTCTCACCTTACGTTAGTCCGCTGAAGAATTTCAAGGCTTACCGCTACCACCCAAATTTCACTGAAAATGTTTCGGGCGGCTATCGTTCTCTAACATATAGCCACAACATCGACCCTATGAGATATCTCTGTCCATTTGAATCTTCAGGGGGAGTATGCAATGACCGGTCGTGTGAATTCCAACACTTTCGTGATATGACTCTCAGCGGTGCGTCGACAGATTTGAACCATTATTTGCAACATTTACCCATATGACCTTTGGCCATTGTCTCCCTTGACCTTTCCTTTTATCTGTCGTGCCTCCTTCCAGTCGCGCGCCTTCATTCCCCTTTTCATTAAGCGTCTCATTTTACGTCTTCTACCCATTTGTTCTTCCCTTCGCTGTGCGGATGCTGACAGCCAGGCTTGTTAACTGCCACAGATGACAAGATCCTCGTCCAGATGGGATCTCTTCGAGAAGGCAAGACACccgaagagaaggatgaaTACATTGCTGGGCTgaaacaaatcatcaacgACATGCGACGCGACAAGGTGAAAGATTTTAACACAGTGGCCACGGAAATAGCCGCATACCGTAGACGCTTTCTCCAAGACCCTTCGCGGGTACTTCCGTTGTAACAACTTGAAGAACTTGACTACTTTACGCTCTTGGAGAGAGCCACTTCTTACTTTTTGACAAGGTGAGCTGCCGGCGTCGAGCACCGGAGTGCAGACGACCAGTCCAACTAGCAGCGGCTGCTTCTAGCTCACTACCAGCAATGGCAGCGATCCCTTCTATATCGCGCCAGCCCTCCTTCCTGACCTGGAggcttcctttcccctccctgaaCCTCATTGCCTTTCTTAGCGTGGCCCACACTCTTCCTTTCTGATACATGAGATCTGGTATCTCTTTCTGAAACGACACAAGTGGGCATTTTCCCGTTATCTTCATTATCTATTACTACTTGGCGTACAAAAGCGAGCctggagttggaggatcACATATTTCTACCCCCTTAGGAAGTGGGCGTAAGCGATTTACCCACACTACGACATCTGGCCTGGCCAGCAAGGCAGGGAGAATCGAGTCTGTGAGAGTTTcgattttcccttttcctctaGCCTGGGTCTTCAAGGTATGGGATGAGATTCCTTAACACGGTTATGAGCCCATTGGATGGAATGGGACTGTACAGCAGGGCGTCAGGGCATAGGGAGTACATAGCGATAGCAAATCATAATTATCTTCTACCAAGCCTCACTTGCGTGATTTTCTTAGAATCGTCAATGATAAGCAGGAAGCTAGACAAGTAAATGTCGCAAAAAACGGAGAAAAACCGCGCACTTTAACTGCGCACGATGCCCCATTGACAGAGCCGCGACTAAGAATACAGACCAAAACACCTAGAACCTCTTAGTGTCGGATAATTGGTATGGCACTGGACCGGGCGTCTAGCGTCTAAACCGGGGCAAAAGCACACCCACCCCAAGGCGCAGACCTAGAAACCTACTCCTTACTAACCCACAACAGCTAGCATACTACACTACTAGCTAgaatagatggatagataatagataggaggatagtagttagttagtgtaGCTTGTTGAGCCAGTCGGATAGTTAGTTATTCCCTCAATGCTAGCTAGAGCCTAGCTAGCAGCTTGCGCCCCGAATTTCTCCGCACCCGTTCATCCCCCCTGTCTGTCCGTTCATCACAATATTCTCATCAAAATTCatcaatattattagaattaagttcagaaaataatatattaaccGATCATATGATCAATAAGTGAAGGATGAGTCAACCGCGCCCATACCTAAGTTAAGTTAGTtcaactagttagttaatgAAAGTTACTGATGTTGATGTGGCAGTGCTGACTTTTTTCCTTGTTTCTGTTCCCCAAGCACTGGATATAAGTAGATACTAACTAACCGGTACCGGTAATAGTTGGAATTGGTAAGTACTTACATAGTACTTAGTGATGTATGTAGTGAACTATGTAAGTAATTATGTATGCAAGGTTGACTCAGTTAGAAGTCTGGTGGTAGTCACCTGAAATACTAATGGACTGGAAATATATTGTATGTTggttagtactagtacttactaagtagtactaacgtagtgtgtgtgtggcttAACTTCAATCAATGTGtatggttggttggggaaGATTATTCAAGTTCAAAGTTCATGCAAGGTATGGGAGTCATATGTGGTCTTGTGACTTAATGACTAGTAGTCATAGTCACTGGGTTTTTCTGACTCAGGCAgagctgaagctgaagttggagaatggaatggatgtatCGGGAACAGTCGGGGAACGGGTGCGGGCGCGGGCGCGGACACGGAGGTGGACACGGGGACGGGTTTCGTCGTTGCTTACTTACCTACTGCATACCTACTGATGAATTTAT
It contains:
- a CDS encoding uncharacterized protein (COG:S;~EggNog:ENOG410PNYB;~InterPro:IPR039278,IPR019607;~PFAM:PF10650), coding for MSNYPPTPSFVGPNYTPQWPPSDPSSSTAMPSLFPPNLGFGQNPSPVPQHAQDGATRPFDYNTDTYNANTRLPGLGVPSAAGPLVPPPPFTFMPPFPSTQFPHPPFPPLQMPPLRYPSIPVPPVHGYEPVRHATSDYHMNNSIPTPPGPQPAAAANSESDPDREEGELTDREESSSTQPRPHNLNPGQGSGQSYDTQMARAMDGNNDFMESDRTVKPNGTGSLDSHNSHLLAMATVGSAPGYSEMDRGGASPETRLSSRSSGSPYNPAPPISTEPPVSDTAPEPEVPTSSIPQYEADPDKGVSSAASTDPQSIPGSGRSLAQLRVQAQGALLSLAPHNIRYAEFVGEGINPVILRQLYEEVGIKIATPVQGVSTPPSTATSLESDRSSTSQSGEPEQGSHSVLKSDADQSSASQSKSTELPPDTTKPMERKEVIARMLAAKAAKGSGAPGQVQVQATKESSASEDSVLPNADKNAAISSQDSIKEKETRVKEKNKAQTELARQRIELLKKQGLMRNGQKSQSNSVPPEKSQPLINSGTESLSTSTPMPIQHPLPERPPDPEPNASARIPGLFMTEQEPENMQTPVSAAQGATDAVSQTRVNQRKRPRASDFDEPVPIPKKTFNNGVSYAYPEAQRLVIDISDDDEFYGDDEHDNMDVDLPAGKDMQDVEGLLRTYTPTVDILPQRPATASSQGFSASATPQSLRNNDQEHQEHLRRKDLEIKAMHKRIAELEERKKAKLAASRTQSPRPSDVPEPSPPTDKLSPTDVSDTPKLPVEVEVENKSPANIDLTQVESIKVKLLRKQEIEVGIPALDAEIHKSEAKLAEINEEEARLVSEITKGREGRRQLLDELNNLNVELNGLTFDDVEAAIRCAQEKEDKENKEAKEDMPQLEAADQQQCSEIEHAISEPTHAASPVNKEPEDEEPSHQPVVSEEVHEPDSGNGSSVVPDDKVMDDVSESSGEVSSSDSTGSAMDESSDSSSDESLDEEELPTHTPAPETNTPLESGGPAEDGQPEPIEAEAGIHHDLPERPRTLDAEPRAELHSEQVADEQVIEDQGQASRESSVSDAYEPPEPEETASPADSSYSPPFSPASPEPVDSLEVSTADETRQADEPLTRKVQEWDTQQPSAYAQVGILDNPRVPEQSEPKFSPYVSPLKNFKAYRYHPNFTENVSGGYRSLTYSHNIDPMRYLCPFESSGGVCNDRSCEFQHFRDMTLSDDKILVQMGSLREGKTPEEKDEYIAGLKQIINDMRRDKVKDFNTVATEIAAYRRRFLQDPSRVLPL